In Arachis hypogaea cultivar Tifrunner chromosome 17, arahy.Tifrunner.gnm2.J5K5, whole genome shotgun sequence, a single window of DNA contains:
- the LOC112766248 gene encoding uncharacterized protein: MHEKSSTIMHLEELDDPQKFADEGVKVITWQEYVSRLHELKDEINRSWLAEDRVTSLKLSIKAIKLLMDTSVSEFYPTLFVLVTDIMDMLGELVWQRIKRKAEFTEDGALLCNLAENFKASDICSDAKETCNNWFNKIGVVQELLSRIYLELAILPCWQFLLDQPEDSLWRLVMMIRGLGDPVASAYCRFYMAHCAQKLISHDIGYLITFMNDIRVILMKILSANESTHGNVKHNKRLQVSLMEPTIEYIMKYIFNGLSQGQVSEVLAELGLMKNQQDFGSVSCVSVVLHHLLNELPIEIVSSNALQMLHLIEFSKDYSFDQNLEWAFQISEEVDPNWLLIEIGPKCWLQWSAQSRKKTLPSLALCLGSCQASIVALSELHIT; encoded by the exons a TGCATGAGAAATCTTCAACAATTATGCATTTGGAGGAACTGGACGATCCACAAAAATTTGCTGATGAGGGTGTCAAGGTGATTACTTGGCAAGAGTATGTGTCTCGGTTACATGAGCTCAAAGATGAAATTAACCGTTCTTGGCTAGCTGAAGATCGTGTAACATCCTTAAAGTTATCTATAAAG GCAATTAAGCTTCTGATGGATACGTCCGTTTCTGAGTTTTATCCTACACTTTTTGTCCTTGTCACAGATATCATGGACATGCTTGGCGAATTGGTTTGGCAACGCATAAAGCGGAAAGCCGAGTTTACTGAAGATGGAGCCTTACTCTGCAACTTAGCAG AAAACTTTAAGGCAAGCGATATTTGTAGTGATGCTAAAGAAACTTGCAACAACTGGTTCAACAAAATTGGTGTTGTGCAAGAGCTTCTTTCACGCAT TTACCTGGAGTTGGCAATATTGCCTTGCTGGCAATTTCTGCTTGACCAACCTGAAGACAGTCTTTGGCGCTTGGTAATGATGATAAGAGGATTGGGGGATCCTGTAGCATCTGCATATTGTCGTTTTTATATGGCTCACTGTGCTCAGAAGCTTATTTCACATGATATAG GTTATCTTATAACATTTATGAATGACATCAGAGTCATTTTGATGAAAATTTTATCAGCAAATGAAAGCACTCATGGAAATGTTAAACACAACAAAAGATTGCAAGTTAGTCTAATGGAACCAACCATTGAGTATATTATGAAGTATATATTTAATGGGTTATCTCAG GGACAAGTCAGTGAAGTTCTTGCAGAGCTGGGATTGATGAAGAATCAACAGGATTTTGGGAGTGTTTCATGTGTTTCAGTTGTTCTGCATCATTTATTGAACGAACTCCCTATTGAAATAGTTAGTTCAAACGCTCTACAGATGCTTCATCTAATTGAATTTAGCAAGGATTATTCCTTTGATCAG aacttggagtgggcttttcaaattAGTGAAGAAGTGGATCCAAATTGGCTTTTGATTGAAATTGGCCCCAAGTGCtggctccagtggagcgctcagtcAAGAAAGAAAACGTTGCCCTCTCTTGCCTTATGTCTGGGCTCGTGCCAAGCTTCAATTGTAGCACTCAGTGAATTGCACATAACGTAG